The following coding sequences are from one Humulus lupulus chromosome X, drHumLupu1.1, whole genome shotgun sequence window:
- the LOC133806130 gene encoding uncharacterized protein LOC133806130: MADLYRIEQGENEHPKTYLQRFIDLVHQMHDVDPVTAANLFIKSLQVGSLWHENLTMTPPYDMAKIQARAEGVFRVLEFRERAQKKSALISTPPENNPPPPARDDKRKRQQTDHAKEGKRPRQNRDSPQYPSFEYTVPQEVIYEENKDRPIWRESYKITTPLDRRDKNRYCLFHKDHGHTIAECHNLNNQIQALMRSGRLTQYIKEAGRPGTSQHNPASVPTPQAADPVLTASVIPQEPLKQVPMIHGIMELTESQEHATKIRKRMEDRVKRYRSLGHVVNLVTSEDRSYPASAITFINDDLQGVHLPHDDPLIISLQVDHCQLGRVLVDRGSRVDIIFWKAFQKMGLEENQIRTSTTPILGFNSQRVYPKGVVRLTVVAAERTLPVDFLIIDSITSYNAIMGRNWIHRMQGVVSTLHQVMRCLSSNGSYTIDIKGCQKHAKKCFLTLKEINNSGTSSHDDNPDK, translated from the coding sequence ATGGCCGACCTCTATCGGATcgagcaaggagaaaatgagcaTCCGAAGACATATCTACAACGTTTCATTGACCTTGTGCATCAAATGCACGACGTCGACCCGGTTACCGCGGCCAATCTCTTCATCAAAAGCTTGCAGGTGGGATCTCTCTGGCACGAAAATCTCACCATGACACCGCCTTATGACATGGCTAAGATCCAAGCCCGAGCCGAGGGCGTCTTCAGGGTCCTAGAATTTCGAGAGCGTGCACAGAAGAAATCCGCACTTATCTCCACTCCACCAGAAAATAACCCACCACCACCTGCTAGAGATGATAAGAGGAAGAGGCAACAGACAGACCACGCAAAGGAAGGGAAGAGACCAAGACAGAACCGAGATTCACCGCAGTACCCTTCCTTCGAATACACCGTCCCACAGGAGGTCATTTACGAAGAAAATAAAGACAGACCTATTTGGCGTGAGTCATATAAGATTACCACTCCTCTAGACAGGAGGGATAAAAACAGATACTGCCTCTTCCATAAAGATCACGGTCATACGATCGCAGAATGCCACAATCTGAACAATCAGATCCAGGCCCTCATGAGAAGTGGAAGGCTAACCCAGTACATTAAGGAGGCAGGCAGACCCGGCACCTCACAGCATAATCCTGCTTCTGTCCCAACACCACAAGCAGCAGACCCCGTGCTCACAGCCTCTGTAATCCCACAAGAACCTCTTAAGCAAGTCCCCATGATACATGGGATCATGGAGCTCACTGAAAGCCAAGAGCATGCAACCAAAATCCGTAAGAGAATGGAGGATCGAGTGAAGCGTTATAGATCATTAGGCCACGTGGTCAATCTTGTCACTTCAGAGGACAGAAGTTATCCAGCCTCTGCAATCACCTTCATCAACGATGACTTGCAAGGAGTGCACCTACCCCATGATGATCCTCTCATCATTTCGCTACAGGTCGACCATTGCCAGTTGGGCAGAGTTCTAGTTGACAGGGGCAGTAGGGTTGACATCATCTTCTGGAAAGCCTTCCAGAAGATGGGGCTAGAGGAAAATCAGATTCGGACCTCCACTACGCCCATTTTGGGATTTAACAGCCAGAGAGTGTACCCGAAGGGCGTCGTGCGATTAACCGTGGTCGCCGCGGAGCGTACCCTGCCAGTCGACTTCCTCATTATAGATTCCATCACAAGCTACAATGCCATCATGGGGAGAAATTGGATCCACAGGATGCAAGGGGTAGTCTCAACTTTGCATCAGGTGATGCGATGCCTCTCGTCTAACGGGAGCTACACCATCGACATCAAGGGATGTCAGAAGCATGCCAAAAAGTGCTTCCTTACCTTGAAAGAAATAAACAATTCtggcacttcctcccatgatGACAATCCTGACAAATAG